The Pyrus communis chromosome 2, drPyrComm1.1, whole genome shotgun sequence genome includes a window with the following:
- the LOC137727008 gene encoding bidirectional sugar transporter SWEET2a-like, giving the protein MLSTELSSVYQSFCDGAGVLGNIFAFGLYLSPLSTFNRIIRNRSTEQFSGMPYIYGLLNCLICCWYGMPIVKSGIILVATVNSVGTVFQLVYLSIFISYAERAVKMRMLGLLIAVFVLFVSIVVVSLSLFDYNGRQLFVGYLSIASLIFMYGSPLIVINLVIKTKSVEFMPFNLSFATFLVSFSFTTYGVFKMDPFLYMPNGIGTMLALVQLVLYCRYKNPSEEDAEEEEEPLLATHP; this is encoded by the exons ATGTTGTCAACTGAACTGTCTTCTGTTTATCAAAGTTTCTGCGATGGAGCCGGCGTTCTCG GGAATATCTTTGCCTTTGGGTTGTATCTGTCACCACT GTCAACATTTAACAGAATTATTAGAAACAGGTCAACAGAACAATTTTCTGGAATGCCTTACATATATGGACTTTTGAATTGCTTGATATGTTGCTGGTATGGAATGCCTATAGTGAAGAGTGGTATTATACTGGTGGCTACAGTCAATTCAGTTGGGACTGTTTTCCAGTTAGTCTACTTGagcattttcatttcttacGCCGAAAGAGCGGTTAAG ATGAGGATGTTGGGATTGTTAATTGCAGTTTTCGTTCTATTTGTGTCCATTGTCGTTGTCAGCTTAAGTCTTTTCGACTACAATGGGAGGCAATTATTTGTTGGATACTTGAGTATTGCttcacttattttcatgtaTGGTTCGCCATTGATTGTCATA AatttggtgatcaaaacaaAAAGCGTTGAGTTCATGCCATTTAATCTTTCTTTTGCAACTTTCTTAGTGAGTTTCTCCTTCACTACATATGGAGTGTTCAAGATGGACCCTTTTCTCTAT ATGCCAAATGGTATTGGAACAATGTTAGCCCTTGTACAGTTGGTTCTGTACTGCCGCTACAAAAATCCATCTGAAGAAgatgcggaagaagaagaagaaccattGCTAGCTACACATCCGTGA